One genomic segment of Mesoterricola silvestris includes these proteins:
- a CDS encoding response regulator: MTQPLILIIEDEAPLRRFLVPTLSTQGYQVDVASTGAEGIALARSYNPDIILLDLGLPDCDGLDVVRELRDWSRKPILIISARNQEKDKVGALDLGADDYLTKPFGAAELLARIRVALRHATQVGRESPVLRFGALCLDLEKREVAMDAVPVKLTPLEYRLLEALARRAGKVATHAQLLNEVWGPTGEGQTHYLRIYMGTLRRKIEPDPTRPRYLLTEPSIGYRLNVD, encoded by the coding sequence TTGACCCAGCCCCTGATCCTCATCATCGAAGACGAGGCGCCCCTGCGGCGCTTCCTGGTTCCCACCCTCTCCACCCAGGGCTACCAGGTGGACGTGGCCTCCACCGGGGCCGAGGGCATCGCCCTGGCCCGGAGCTACAATCCGGACATCATCCTGCTGGACCTGGGCCTGCCGGACTGCGACGGCCTGGACGTGGTGAGGGAGCTGCGGGACTGGAGCCGAAAGCCGATCCTCATCATCTCCGCGCGCAACCAGGAAAAGGACAAGGTGGGCGCCCTGGACCTGGGCGCCGACGACTACCTCACCAAGCCCTTCGGCGCCGCCGAACTCCTCGCGCGCATCCGCGTCGCCCTGCGCCACGCCACCCAGGTGGGACGGGAATCGCCGGTCCTGCGGTTCGGGGCCCTCTGCCTGGACCTTGAGAAGCGGGAAGTGGCCATGGACGCCGTTCCCGTCAAGCTCACCCCCCTGGAGTACCGCCTCCTGGAGGCCCTGGCGCGCCGGGCCGGGAAGGTGGCCACCCACGCCCAGCTCCTCAACGAGGTGTGGGGCCCCACCGGGGAAGGGCAGACCCACTACCTGCGCATCTACATGGGCACGCTGCGCCGCAAGATCGAACCGGACCCCACCCGGCCGAGGTACCTCCTCACCGAGCCCAGCATCGGCTACCGCCTGAACGTGGACTGA
- a CDS encoding sensor histidine kinase: MGNVSYILSPGALYALLGGLSLALLALIPALPGRSPYYVHSALVIFFNVATAGLALAKARDLPEERTGWWIFAGGVAVSMLGNGLWLFLPLAPGAAGAMRIAAYAATPLSAAILALALWTWPWHGREGNRTLNLLGSLVFCLSFLLVPWIHGLWGPLMDGAPPARVFVVTLCSRLVLTGSLAAFLAAGDPRRLKGPLGWMLLNASLLFLQGAFLSHSFAHLDVAARSAWFALTPLVSGALFLAAYTARPVEVPSADEHHEYPLSGLLLHLPFLAASTLIVAATIRGRAPEPPVLLVFLLMTATLVLRQFLLQGQLAASHREMEARVLSRTLELERMQDVVLLNERLNAVVVLGAGLVHDLNKGLGSILSAAEVLQMELERRMKVSGFAVEAIIEAVDRSAVLSSRVMDFSRRLQEEGEVRDLRRELGALEGLLKLLVPCGVHLLLQPGQEPAPVRIHTEDLKQILLNLVANARDAMPGGGTIRVAVGKERLTGETYLDVEDTGTGIAAADHERIFEPLFTTKDPGTATGLGLASVKILLERVQGRVEVSSSLGAGTRFRLLFPAAASVHA, from the coding sequence ATGGGAAATGTCTCATACATACTTTCGCCGGGTGCGCTTTACGCGCTCCTGGGCGGCCTGAGCCTTGCCCTCCTGGCGCTCATTCCGGCCCTGCCCGGAAGGAGCCCCTATTACGTCCATTCCGCGCTGGTGATCTTCTTCAACGTGGCCACCGCGGGCCTGGCCCTGGCCAAGGCCCGGGACCTACCGGAGGAGCGGACGGGGTGGTGGATCTTCGCCGGGGGGGTGGCCGTCTCCATGCTGGGCAACGGCCTGTGGCTGTTCCTTCCCCTCGCCCCGGGCGCGGCCGGGGCCATGCGCATCGCGGCCTACGCCGCCACGCCCCTTTCGGCGGCCATCCTGGCGCTGGCCCTGTGGACCTGGCCCTGGCACGGACGGGAGGGCAACCGTACGCTCAATCTCCTGGGGAGCCTGGTGTTCTGCCTATCCTTCCTCCTGGTCCCATGGATCCATGGGCTCTGGGGGCCCCTGATGGACGGCGCGCCGCCCGCCAGGGTTTTCGTCGTGACCCTGTGTTCCCGCCTGGTCCTCACGGGAAGCCTCGCGGCCTTCCTGGCCGCCGGGGACCCCCGGCGCCTGAAGGGGCCGCTGGGCTGGATGCTCCTCAATGCGAGCCTCCTGTTCCTCCAGGGCGCCTTCCTCTCCCATTCCTTCGCCCACCTGGACGTTGCCGCCCGATCCGCCTGGTTCGCCCTGACGCCCCTCGTTTCGGGGGCCCTCTTCCTGGCCGCCTACACGGCCCGTCCCGTGGAGGTCCCCTCCGCGGATGAGCACCACGAATACCCCCTGTCCGGGCTTCTCCTCCACCTCCCCTTCCTGGCCGCCTCCACCCTCATCGTCGCGGCCACCATCCGGGGCAGGGCGCCGGAACCTCCGGTGCTGCTGGTCTTCCTGCTCATGACGGCCACCCTGGTGCTGCGCCAGTTCCTCCTGCAGGGCCAGTTGGCGGCCTCCCACCGGGAAATGGAGGCGCGGGTCCTGAGCCGCACGCTGGAGCTCGAGCGCATGCAGGACGTGGTCCTGCTCAATGAGCGGCTGAACGCGGTGGTGGTGCTGGGCGCGGGCCTGGTCCACGACCTGAACAAGGGCCTGGGCTCGATCCTCTCCGCCGCGGAGGTGCTGCAGATGGAACTGGAGCGGCGCATGAAGGTCTCCGGATTCGCCGTGGAAGCCATCATCGAGGCCGTGGACCGCTCCGCGGTGCTCTCCTCGCGGGTGATGGACTTCTCCCGGCGGCTGCAGGAGGAGGGGGAGGTGCGGGACCTGCGGCGCGAACTGGGGGCCCTGGAGGGGCTCCTGAAGCTGCTGGTGCCCTGCGGCGTGCACCTGCTCCTGCAGCCCGGCCAGGAACCCGCGCCGGTGCGCATCCACACCGAGGACCTCAAGCAGATCCTGCTGAACCTGGTGGCCAACGCCCGGGACGCCATGCCCGGGGGCGGCACGATCCGGGTGGCCGTGGGCAAGGAGCGGCTCACCGGGGAGACCTACCTGGACGTGGAGGACACCGGCACCGGGATCGCCGCGGCGGACCACGAGCGGATCTTCGAGCCGCTGTTCACCACCAAGGACCCCGGCACCGCGACCGGCCTGGGCCTGGCCTCGGTGAAGATCCTCCTGGAGCGGGTGCAGGGCCGGGTGGAAGTGAGCTCCTCCCTGGGCGCCGGCACGCGGTTCCGCCTCCTCTTCCCCGCCGCGGCGTCCGTGCACGCCTAG
- a CDS encoding carbon-nitrogen hydrolase family protein: MRIHLSRFVCMDVASNLARMEAEAARAAADGADLVVFPEGFLHGYRRTLDPAQARARFRAISGDHPRTGFVFGSMTEDRRNRLTFWEGGVQRASYDKVHLFRPNGEFELWEPGDRYVAVRFRDWTLGLMNCNDLRFPEQARALRLQARCDALVVPAWWPWRRDHVWSALLQARAIENGVFAVGCCVSASEHPLESFAGAGNHVFDPLGDPVRTVDDHAYVLDRKVRDALLVDPLEMFVDIGRTEIF, translated from the coding sequence ATGAGGATCCACCTGTCCCGGTTCGTGTGCATGGACGTGGCGTCCAACCTCGCCCGCATGGAGGCCGAGGCGGCCCGGGCCGCCGCGGACGGCGCGGACCTGGTGGTCTTCCCCGAAGGCTTCCTGCACGGCTACCGGCGCACCCTGGATCCCGCCCAGGCCCGGGCGCGCTTCCGCGCCATCTCCGGGGACCACCCGCGCACGGGCTTCGTCTTCGGGTCCATGACCGAGGACCGTCGCAACCGCCTCACATTCTGGGAGGGAGGGGTCCAGAGGGCCAGCTACGACAAGGTCCACCTGTTCCGCCCCAACGGGGAATTCGAGCTCTGGGAGCCCGGGGACCGCTACGTGGCCGTGCGTTTCCGGGACTGGACCCTGGGCCTCATGAACTGCAACGACCTGCGGTTCCCCGAACAGGCCCGGGCCCTTCGGCTCCAGGCACGCTGCGACGCCCTGGTGGTGCCGGCCTGGTGGCCCTGGCGCCGCGACCACGTGTGGAGCGCCCTGCTCCAGGCCCGGGCCATCGAGAACGGCGTGTTCGCCGTGGGCTGCTGCGTGAGCGCCTCCGAGCACCCCCTGGAATCCTTCGCCGGCGCCGGCAACCACGTCTTTGATCCCCTGGGCGACCCGGTGCGCACCGTGGACGACCACGCCTACGTGCTGGACCGGAAGGTGCGGGACGCGCTCCTGGTGGATCCCCTGGAGATGTTCGTGGACATCGGAAGGACGGAAATCTTCTAG
- a CDS encoding M13-type metalloendopeptidase, which produces MIRAARFLLPGLVAGVLGAQVHGIRTADLDPSGAPCGDFFRFANGGWARSNPVPPDRASWGALDEARARAEEVLREAAEEAAASLAPEGSVPRQVGDFYASGMDTAAIARAGLGPLREGLARVDAVRDPRDLGPEFARLHALGAGAGFLLTVGPEPGRPALDIAHLSPGGLGMPVRDYLAEEGRGRRAAYLDYLARLFSLAGESPALARAHAGIAFDLERRLAGAQARDAAPRRMTREELAALAPRFPWQAYFQAVGLASEAELRVAQPEFLAELSGMAGDTPAPPWRTYLKARLLDAGAPFLGEAFENAAMAFRGGAPEMRGPRWRRVVRATDAALGEALGQMYVARTCSLRCRARAQALAGQVRSALGKGLRDRGALARLGALEVRAGYPEAWPDFSALRVEREGFLANVQRAAAWRFRSQVARAGRPADPARWPVAPTAVEVVYDPVGNQLLLPAGVLQPPFFDPRADDAVNFGGLGVLIARELGRGLLEEKGESAGVEAAFAGLEKALEGRPREALDGFTPAQRFFLAFARSRRQAGPAEASRLAVNAALARVPAFAAAFGCGSPQDAPHP; this is translated from the coding sequence TTGATACGCGCGGCGCGGTTCCTTCTTCCCGGCCTCGTGGCCGGCGTGCTGGGCGCGCAGGTCCACGGGATCCGCACGGCGGATCTGGATCCTTCCGGGGCGCCCTGCGGGGATTTCTTCCGGTTCGCCAACGGGGGGTGGGCCCGGTCCAACCCCGTTCCCCCGGATCGCGCGTCCTGGGGCGCCCTGGACGAGGCGCGGGCGCGCGCGGAAGAGGTGCTGCGCGAAGCGGCGGAGGAGGCCGCGGCCTCCCTGGCGCCCGAAGGCAGCGTGCCCCGCCAGGTGGGGGATTTCTACGCCTCGGGCATGGACACGGCCGCCATCGCCCGCGCGGGCCTGGGGCCCCTGCGGGAGGGGCTGGCGCGCGTCGACGCGGTGCGGGATCCCCGGGACCTGGGCCCGGAATTCGCGCGGCTCCACGCCCTGGGCGCCGGGGCCGGTTTCCTCCTCACGGTGGGGCCGGAACCCGGACGCCCCGCGCTGGACATCGCGCACCTGTCCCCGGGCGGCCTGGGAATGCCCGTCCGGGACTACCTGGCCGAGGAGGGCCGGGGGCGCCGGGCCGCGTACCTGGACTACCTGGCGCGGCTGTTCTCGCTGGCGGGGGAATCGCCGGCCCTGGCGCGGGCCCACGCGGGCATCGCCTTCGACCTGGAGCGGCGCCTGGCCGGGGCCCAGGCCCGGGACGCCGCCCCGCGCCGGATGACGCGGGAGGAACTGGCCGCCCTGGCGCCCCGGTTCCCCTGGCAGGCCTATTTCCAGGCCGTGGGGCTGGCCTCGGAGGCGGAACTGCGGGTGGCCCAGCCGGAATTCCTGGCCGAACTCTCCGGCATGGCCGGGGACACCCCCGCGCCCCCGTGGCGGACCTACCTCAAGGCGCGCCTCCTGGACGCCGGCGCCCCCTTCCTGGGCGAGGCCTTCGAGAACGCGGCCATGGCCTTCCGCGGCGGCGCGCCGGAGATGCGCGGGCCCCGGTGGCGGCGCGTGGTGCGGGCCACGGACGCGGCCCTGGGGGAGGCCCTGGGGCAGATGTACGTGGCCCGCACCTGTTCCCTCCGGTGCAGGGCCCGCGCCCAGGCCCTGGCCGGCCAGGTGCGGTCCGCCCTGGGGAAGGGGCTCCGGGACCGGGGCGCCTTGGCGAGGCTGGGCGCCCTGGAGGTGAGGGCGGGCTATCCCGAGGCCTGGCCGGATTTCTCCGCCCTGAGGGTGGAGCGCGAGGGCTTCCTTGCCAATGTGCAGCGGGCCGCGGCCTGGAGGTTCCGGAGCCAGGTGGCGCGGGCGGGACGTCCCGCGGACCCTGCCCGGTGGCCCGTTGCCCCCACCGCCGTCGAGGTGGTCTACGACCCCGTGGGCAACCAGCTCCTCCTGCCCGCGGGCGTCCTGCAGCCGCCCTTCTTCGATCCCCGGGCCGACGACGCGGTGAATTTCGGCGGCCTGGGCGTGCTCATTGCCCGGGAGCTGGGCCGGGGCCTCCTGGAAGAGAAGGGCGAATCCGCCGGCGTGGAAGCCGCATTCGCGGGCCTGGAGAAGGCCCTGGAGGGCCGTCCCCGGGAAGCCCTGGACGGCTTCACCCCCGCGCAGCGCTTCTTCCTGGCCTTCGCCCGGAGCCGGCGCCAGGCGGGACCCGCGGAAGCGTCCCGCCTCGCCGTGAACGCCGCCCTGGCCCGGGTTCCGGCCTTCGCCGCGGCCTTCGGGTGCGGGTCCCCCCAGGACGCGCCGCATCCCTGA
- a CDS encoding EamA family transporter — protein sequence MLVAALVLASALLHALWNALLKKAPGIEAASFGILAISFLATAAMSPFLPGPAFPPGPALAWGLGAGVWEGLYFLALAGALKRAPLGWTYTWMRGGSLLLVWPISLLFLGERIRPLSGLAVGVVGAGLGLMGLVPGRGAARGGLAWAGAVGAAIAGYTLCYKLSLAHGARAIPLYAVSMAVSLPIQVLARGLAHGFPRSDFLAPRGTLVVGAGLLCTASFLLYLQALALGGAGLLATLRNSSVVFAVLFARVLGERPSPRQWAGACLVAAGAVGLAWP from the coding sequence GTGCTGGTCGCGGCCCTGGTCCTGGCATCGGCCCTGCTCCACGCCCTGTGGAACGCCCTGCTGAAGAAGGCCCCCGGCATCGAGGCCGCCTCCTTCGGCATCCTGGCCATCTCCTTCCTGGCCACCGCGGCCATGTCCCCCTTCCTGCCGGGCCCGGCCTTCCCCCCGGGCCCCGCCCTGGCCTGGGGCCTGGGGGCCGGGGTCTGGGAGGGGCTCTACTTCCTGGCCCTCGCCGGCGCCCTGAAACGGGCGCCCCTGGGCTGGACCTACACCTGGATGCGCGGGGGCTCCCTCCTGCTGGTGTGGCCCATCTCGCTCCTCTTCCTGGGTGAACGGATCCGGCCCCTGTCCGGCCTGGCGGTGGGGGTGGTGGGCGCGGGCCTGGGCCTCATGGGCCTCGTCCCCGGCCGGGGCGCGGCCCGCGGCGGCCTCGCCTGGGCCGGGGCGGTGGGCGCGGCCATCGCGGGCTACACCCTCTGCTACAAGCTCAGCCTGGCCCACGGGGCCCGGGCCATCCCCCTGTACGCCGTCTCCATGGCGGTGAGCCTGCCCATCCAGGTGCTGGCCCGGGGCCTGGCCCACGGCTTCCCCCGCTCCGACTTCCTCGCCCCCCGGGGGACCCTGGTGGTGGGGGCCGGCCTTCTTTGCACGGCCAGCTTCCTGCTCTACCTCCAGGCCCTGGCCCTGGGCGGGGCGGGCCTCCTGGCCACCCTGCGCAACAGCTCCGTGGTCTTCGCGGTGCTGTTCGCCCGGGTCCTCGGGGAACGGCCCTCGCCCAGGCAATGGGCCGGGGCCTGCCTCGTGGCCGCCGGGGCCGTGGGCCTGGCCTGGCCCTAG
- a CDS encoding heavy metal translocating P-type ATPase, with product MKPHCDLCLSPIAENRTVRHLEGGTLEFCCPGCATVFEILGPEEARRMGPRFKGEGGEDAELPPGPYLELWLKVDGIACAACAPLVEGILQSQPGVVKATVETVSEVAQVLYAPGRVHKEAIAAHCARHGFPAREQSPLDPDEERDAGVHGPLRLVLAIVLGANAMMNAMVMYAAFAHDTGVRWLADLVFMDRIYDPDPLPLTVRNAFTLTTGLAALPVLLYCGWPIMVTGWRRIRLGSPNTDSLVGFGALLAFAVSLYSALVLHTHHVYFDTASMLVSLLVVGRAIEGGAKGRARRAVAGLLQLSAPGAEVLVEGAWREVALDAVTEGDRVRVRQGGRIPVDGRVVSGEGWADTSSLTGESLPVALSPGSQALAGTLLASGTVEMEAVAVGAATRLAQIVQRVRRTLAARAPIQLLADRIAAVFMPVVIALSLLAGFVAYARAATPVEALMAGVAVLVVACPCALGLATPMVLVAAVTECARRGILLKGGEVLEKAPGIRALVLDKTGTLTTGRLDFTGTRAGAPEGEALALAAALEEISVHPLAERIFREGATRALAGGPALPPVGDRVNHPGLGVSGTLDGEAVLVGRPSWLRDQGVEAPAAWWDGDGLEGSLVMVARGGRALALWGLGDSLRPEAPAAVASLQRMGIACWLVSGDRLETCLAVAARVGIPADRVLAGALPIEKGEKLAWIQKNVGPAAMAGDGVNDAVALSQADLGIAMGSGAGVALETAGVVLVHRDLRRIPVFLALARLAMRRVRQNLGWALVYNAMLVPLALTGHIHPILAATAMMASSISVVVNSARKLSLDARPRNLETMV from the coding sequence GTGAAACCCCACTGCGATCTCTGCCTCTCCCCCATCGCCGAGAACCGCACGGTGAGGCACCTGGAGGGCGGCACCCTGGAGTTCTGCTGCCCGGGCTGCGCCACGGTCTTCGAGATCCTGGGGCCCGAGGAGGCCCGGCGCATGGGGCCCCGCTTCAAGGGCGAGGGGGGGGAGGACGCCGAGCTGCCCCCCGGCCCCTACCTGGAACTCTGGCTGAAGGTGGACGGCATCGCCTGCGCGGCGTGCGCGCCACTGGTGGAGGGGATCCTCCAGTCCCAGCCCGGGGTGGTCAAGGCCACGGTGGAGACCGTCTCCGAGGTGGCCCAGGTGCTCTACGCCCCCGGCCGGGTCCACAAGGAGGCCATCGCCGCCCACTGCGCGCGCCACGGCTTCCCGGCCCGGGAGCAGAGCCCCCTGGACCCCGACGAGGAGCGTGACGCGGGCGTCCACGGCCCCCTGCGCCTGGTCCTGGCCATCGTCCTGGGCGCCAACGCCATGATGAACGCCATGGTGATGTACGCCGCCTTCGCCCACGACACCGGCGTGCGCTGGCTGGCGGACCTGGTGTTCATGGACCGCATCTACGATCCCGATCCCCTGCCCCTCACCGTGCGCAACGCCTTCACCCTCACCACGGGGCTGGCCGCCCTGCCCGTGCTGCTCTACTGCGGCTGGCCCATCATGGTCACCGGGTGGCGCCGCATCCGCCTGGGCTCCCCCAACACCGACAGCCTCGTGGGCTTCGGGGCGCTGCTGGCCTTCGCCGTGAGCCTCTATTCGGCCCTTGTGCTCCACACCCACCACGTGTACTTCGACACCGCCTCCATGCTGGTGTCGCTCCTGGTGGTGGGCCGCGCCATCGAGGGCGGCGCCAAGGGCCGGGCCCGCAGGGCTGTGGCCGGGCTGCTGCAGCTGTCCGCGCCCGGGGCCGAGGTGCTCGTGGAGGGCGCGTGGCGGGAGGTGGCCCTGGACGCCGTGACCGAAGGCGACCGCGTGCGGGTCCGCCAGGGGGGACGCATCCCCGTGGATGGCCGCGTGGTGTCGGGGGAGGGCTGGGCGGACACCTCCTCCCTCACGGGCGAATCCCTGCCCGTGGCCCTGAGCCCGGGCTCCCAGGCCCTGGCCGGAACCCTCCTGGCCTCGGGCACCGTGGAAATGGAGGCCGTGGCCGTGGGCGCCGCCACGCGCCTGGCCCAGATCGTCCAGCGGGTGCGCCGCACCCTGGCGGCCCGGGCCCCCATCCAGCTCCTCGCCGACCGCATCGCCGCCGTCTTCATGCCCGTGGTGATCGCCCTGTCCCTCCTGGCGGGCTTCGTGGCCTACGCCCGCGCCGCCACCCCCGTGGAGGCCCTCATGGCCGGGGTCGCGGTGCTGGTGGTGGCCTGCCCCTGCGCCCTGGGCCTGGCCACCCCCATGGTGCTGGTGGCCGCCGTGACGGAATGCGCCCGGCGCGGCATCCTCCTCAAGGGGGGCGAGGTGCTGGAGAAGGCCCCCGGCATCCGGGCGCTGGTGCTGGACAAGACCGGCACCCTCACCACGGGCCGGCTCGACTTCACCGGCACCCGCGCCGGGGCGCCGGAAGGCGAGGCCCTGGCCCTGGCCGCGGCCCTGGAGGAGATCTCCGTGCACCCCCTGGCCGAGCGCATCTTCCGGGAAGGGGCCACCCGCGCCCTGGCCGGGGGCCCCGCCCTGCCCCCCGTGGGGGACCGGGTCAACCATCCCGGCCTGGGCGTCTCCGGCACCCTGGACGGCGAGGCCGTCCTGGTGGGCCGCCCCTCCTGGCTCCGGGACCAGGGGGTGGAGGCCCCCGCGGCCTGGTGGGACGGGGACGGCCTGGAGGGCTCCCTGGTGATGGTGGCCCGGGGCGGCAGGGCCCTGGCCCTGTGGGGGCTGGGCGACAGCCTGCGCCCCGAGGCCCCCGCCGCCGTGGCGTCCCTGCAGCGCATGGGCATCGCCTGCTGGCTGGTGAGCGGCGACCGCCTGGAGACCTGCCTCGCCGTGGCCGCCCGGGTGGGCATTCCCGCCGACCGGGTCCTGGCCGGGGCCCTACCGATCGAAAAGGGCGAGAAACTGGCCTGGATCCAGAAGAACGTCGGACCCGCGGCCATGGCCGGGGATGGCGTGAACGACGCCGTGGCCCTGTCCCAGGCCGACCTGGGCATCGCCATGGGCAGCGGCGCCGGCGTGGCCCTGGAAACCGCGGGCGTGGTGCTGGTCCACCGGGATCTGCGGCGGATTCCCGTGTTCCTGGCTCTCGCCCGGCTCGCCATGCGCCGGGTCCGCCAGAACCTGGGCTGGGCGCTGGTTTACAACGCCATGCTCGTCCCCCTGGCGCTCACCGGCCACATCCATCCCATCCTCGCCGCCACCGCCATGATGGCTTCAAGCATCAGCGTCGTGGTGAACAGCGCCCGGAAGCTCTCTTTGGACGCCCGGCCAAGGAATCTTGAAACGATGGTTTGA
- the prfB gene encoding peptide chain release factor 2, giving the protein MDFDSLVRAKNELEPRVDQLRRHLDPDRKLLELEQLEEQTAAPGFWDNPEAAKPILKKRGVITDELALAKRLGGGLDDLETALELARDDAEMLLEAEGLEVALRKAVEDAELRMMLSGELDASNAIVAIAPGAGGTESCDWAAMLLRMYLRYCEDKGWKTEMLDFQEGDEAGIKGATFLVSAPYAYGYLRAEAGVHRLVRISPFDAAKRRHTSFAAVYVSPELDDTIEIEIPEKDLRIDVFRASGAGGQHVNRTESAVRFTHLPTGLVVSCQNERSQIQNRATALKVLKGRLYELERRKFEEKVAQASGEKSDVAWGSQIRSYVLAPYQMVKDHRTSEETSQTQKVLDGDLDAFIRTQLLAKSLKAQ; this is encoded by the coding sequence ATGGACTTTGATAGCCTCGTCAGAGCAAAAAACGAACTGGAACCCCGGGTCGACCAGCTGCGCCGGCACCTGGATCCCGACCGCAAGCTCCTGGAGCTGGAACAGCTGGAGGAGCAGACCGCGGCGCCGGGCTTCTGGGACAACCCGGAGGCCGCCAAGCCCATCCTCAAGAAGCGCGGCGTCATCACCGACGAGCTGGCCCTGGCCAAGCGCCTCGGGGGCGGCCTGGACGACCTGGAGACGGCCCTGGAGCTGGCCCGGGACGACGCGGAGATGCTCCTGGAGGCCGAGGGCCTGGAGGTCGCCCTCCGCAAGGCCGTGGAGGACGCCGAACTGCGCATGATGCTCAGCGGGGAGCTGGACGCCAGCAACGCCATCGTGGCCATCGCCCCCGGGGCCGGCGGCACCGAAAGCTGCGACTGGGCCGCCATGCTCCTGCGCATGTACCTGCGCTACTGCGAGGACAAGGGCTGGAAGACCGAGATGCTGGACTTCCAGGAGGGGGACGAGGCCGGCATCAAGGGCGCCACCTTCCTGGTGTCGGCCCCCTACGCCTACGGCTACCTGCGGGCCGAGGCCGGGGTCCACCGCCTCGTGCGCATCTCCCCCTTCGACGCCGCCAAGCGGCGCCACACCAGCTTCGCGGCCGTGTACGTCAGCCCCGAGCTGGACGACACCATCGAGATCGAGATCCCCGAGAAGGACCTGCGCATCGACGTGTTCCGCGCCAGCGGCGCCGGCGGCCAGCACGTGAACCGCACCGAGAGCGCCGTGCGCTTCACCCACCTGCCCACGGGCCTCGTGGTGAGCTGCCAGAACGAGCGCAGCCAGATCCAGAACCGCGCCACCGCCCTCAAGGTCCTCAAGGGCCGCCTCTACGAACTGGAGCGGCGCAAGTTCGAGGAGAAGGTCGCCCAGGCCTCGGGGGAGAAGTCCGACGTGGCCTGGGGCTCCCAGATCCGCAGCTACGTGCTGGCCCCCTACCAGATGGTGAAGGACCACCGCACCTCCGAGGAGACCAGCCAGACCCAGAAGGTCCTGGACGGGGACCTGGACGCCTTCATCCGCACCCAGCTCCTGGCGAAGAGCCTCAAGGCCCAGTGA
- a CDS encoding alpha/beta fold hydrolase, whose product MCENLSVLPEDMEPTVRGFLTGHGGAPLAFARWEHPSPRGRVVIAPGYGEHGERYRHTARWLHRNGWSVTAMDHQGFGRSGGVRGDARGIKAPVEDLALLLRQERLNDTLSRGSLRPVWPQVLLAHSFGGLVGLLVLLWHPDTLDGLIASSPAVVLRPIPLPLRLLQKLLLLAAPHRPLAIKGDKTQVCSDPVLVQRYWNDPLCHHLVTAAFLDALEEGRRELLPMGAELDRPILLLEAGQDTIADPDGAEELWKAVPPDRLERHRLEGFLHEVFHDLRRFDAERITEEWLAKVFPPLEGTKALPGTILN is encoded by the coding sequence ATGTGCGAGAACCTTTCCGTCCTGCCCGAGGATATGGAGCCCACCGTCCGGGGGTTCCTGACCGGGCATGGGGGGGCACCCCTGGCCTTCGCGCGATGGGAGCACCCCAGCCCCCGGGGCCGGGTGGTCATCGCCCCGGGCTACGGGGAGCACGGGGAGCGCTACCGGCACACGGCCCGGTGGCTCCACCGCAACGGCTGGTCCGTGACGGCCATGGACCACCAGGGCTTCGGCCGCAGCGGCGGCGTGAGGGGGGACGCCCGGGGCATCAAGGCCCCCGTGGAGGACCTGGCCCTGCTGCTGCGCCAGGAGCGCCTCAACGACACCCTCAGCCGGGGCTCCCTGCGGCCCGTGTGGCCCCAGGTGCTGCTGGCCCACAGCTTCGGGGGCCTGGTGGGGCTCCTGGTCCTGCTCTGGCACCCGGACACCCTGGACGGCCTCATCGCCTCCAGCCCCGCCGTGGTCCTGCGGCCGATCCCGCTGCCCCTGCGCCTCCTGCAGAAGCTCCTCCTCCTCGCCGCCCCCCACCGGCCCCTGGCCATCAAGGGGGACAAGACCCAGGTCTGCTCCGACCCCGTGCTGGTGCAGCGCTACTGGAACGACCCCCTGTGCCATCATCTCGTCACCGCGGCCTTCCTGGACGCCCTGGAGGAGGGGCGGCGGGAACTCCTGCCCATGGGGGCCGAACTGGACCGCCCGATCCTGCTCCTGGAGGCCGGCCAGGACACCATCGCCGACCCCGACGGGGCCGAGGAGCTGTGGAAGGCCGTCCCCCCGGACCGCCTGGAGCGGCACCGGCTGGAGGGTTTCCTCCACGAAGTCTTCCACGACCTGCGCCGGTTCGACGCCGAACGCATCACCGAGGAATGGCTGGCCAAGGTTTTTCCCCCCCTCGAAGGAACCAAAGCCCTTCCTGGCACCATTTTGAATTGA